GGTTAGCGGGGATTGCAGACGATGAACCGGAAGAAGAGATGGATGCCGTTCCTCCCACAGATGAAGGGATAGCCACCATTTCATTCTTAGATGTCGGTCAGGGCGACAGCACTCTAATTCAAGAAGGGAACACCACAATTTTAATTGATACGGGTCGGCATGACAATGATGCGATTTTTGATCATTTAGAAGCCCATGGTGTTACCGGTATTGATTTGTTGGTGTTCACACATCCGCACACGGATCACATCGGGAATGGGGATAAAATTGTGGAAGCCTATGAGCCGGAAGAGGTTTGGATGGATGGTAATGAAACAACGACGGATACATTTGAACGATTGATTGATGCATTGCTGGCCTCTAATACGGAGGTTGTGGAACCGTCAGCTGGGGAAACGTATGATATAGGTTCGTTTCTGTTGGAGCTCACACATCCTGGGGAAGAACTTTCTGGCGACTTCAATAATGATTCGGTGTCCTTCCGAATGCATTACGGAGATGTATCGTTCCTCTTTACCGGTGATGCCGAAGAGCAGGCTGAGCAGCAAATGATCGATGATGATATGGATATCTCCGCTGATGTTTATAATATGGGGCATCACGGCTCAGACACATCGAGTCAACGTTTTTTTGTTGAAGAAGTGAGCCCTGATGTGGCGGTTTATTCAGCCGGGGAAGGGAATCCTTATGAGCACCCTCATGAGGAGGTGTTACAGCGCGTGGAGGATCAAGGGTCCGACATCTATGGAACCTTGGAAGACGGAACGGTGACCGTGACCACGGACGGGGAAAGCCTGGATATTGATACGGAAAACGAGGAGTGGGGCCGGATGAAGGAAAAAAAGCCAGGTGTTATTGATCGAATCGAAGATGGGTATGCTGTCATCCTCGTAGGGGGAGACGAACAAGAATTGCTCTATTCAGCTTCCAAACTGTATGAGGGGGCTAAAGAAGGAGATGAAGTCAAAGTCACTATATCCAAGGAACAGGTTCAGGCTGTGATTTATGATGAAAAAACAAAAGAAAGGAAGAAAGTGATCCGAAGGAAAATGAATGATCTTCGTCATAAATAATGGGAAATAATTCTTTGCTGATAACCTTTGGGTACGTATTGTGTTATTAATATTTATTATAGTAGTACTGATTTAGTTGCAATAGGAGCATCCCGAAGATTACAAGGTAGGGAACCACTGACAATGAAAACTGTCTTAGGGAAATGGCATTAATTGCTTTTATTCATTTTTTGACAGGATAAGTACAAGTATGAAGTTATTGTGGGAGGTGGAACGGAAAACCGTAGGTCAGAAACCTTCAACTATACCAGCTAATCTTGAACAAGACCTGCGGAATTGGGGGATTGTGTAGTATTTGATTTCAGAAATGGGTATCGTTATTTAACGGAAAAAAGCCGATCTTTTTAGATTAGCCTTTATATCTTTATCCTTCGCTAATTTTTCCCGATTTTTCGCTCCTGGTGGTTGTTCAAGCCATTGATGTTTAATCATGATATCCGCTCCACTTTTGGCAAGCTTAGCATTTTCTAACGACAATCGTTCATAATCAGTTGCAATATCGCTTCGTTGACTAGCAGCGGCAGCTGTCGCGTAGTTTCCTACACCTGAGGAGATGAGCAGAGACATATGGAACATCAGTAATTTGTCTGAAAATGTTGGGGTGGTTGAATCACTGACACCTACATCTGGTATGCTTGAGACTTCAATGTCATCTTCTAAAAGCTTGTCAGTAAAAATTTTCGCGTGCTTCTTTGAGACATCTTTGCCTCGTAGCATAAAATCTTGAACTTCCTTACGTGGCGAGGTTTGAGCAAAGGCGATACACAATTTCATCCCTATAGAATTCGTGAGGACATTCATATATAAATGGGAAATTTCAACGGCGTTTAAGGGACGTTGATCGCTTAAGGGATTGAAGCCACTCATGTACGCTTTACTATCTACATAGTCGGTGCTTTTAGGGACTTCAATGTAAGGATGCCTGCCAGCAATTCCCTTTTCAAGCTCAATGTTGCTTGCCTGATTATAAAGGTTATTTGTTTCGGTTAAAGCTTGTGAAAAATAGGCTCGTATGTCTTCCCTGTCACACAACGAAACAAAGCCACTGTACGAGAGCATCCCAACCTTTCCCATGTGCCTCATAAAGGATATACAAAACATGTCTGTAAACAACCACGGTGCGTTCATGTCGACATCTTGTTCACCAAAACCATTAGGGATCGCGTGTGATTCGTTTTCAAAAATGGTGCGTAACTGCTTTAGATGATCCGTTGCAAGATCATAGGCGTACTGCACAACGGGCTTAATGTCTGGGTCTGAAATGTGTTTGAGCATAAAACGTAAAATACAGGCAGACATACTATCGTTCATGTAGGCTGTCCAAAGAGAACCAATTTCTGCAGATGTTAAGTGAACATTTTTTGGCATTGATGGGACCTCCTAAATGGATATTGAGATATGTTATGTTAGGTTTTGAATTAACACGAAGGTTAAAGGTGCTATCCAGTAGTGGCATAGTATAAGTATCACTCATGTTCAATCGAATTATGTCTTCCATGTATTTACAAACCGATTTTCACTTTTACGCAAACGGGGCTTTGTTATTTTTTAAATGATAATACACATTGAGGTATTTCCACACCGTTCATTCACCTGTCTGTCTCTTTCACCAACTTTTCGAGCCGTCGTGCAAATTCGTCTTCTTCGTAAGATTGAGACATTCGCAAAATCTGGTTTCTTAAAAACTGTTCACGAGAAATCCCTTCTTGTTTTGCAAGTTCATCTATTTTTTGGACGGTTCTCGGTTCCAAATTACGAACGACATTATTCATACGTAGCCTCCTCCTTTACGTTTTCCTATTGAAATCGATAAAAGCTAATCGGAAATCAGGGAGGGGCGAGCAGATCGATTAATAAATATAGCCAGTTATAAAAATCTTTCCATTTTAATACTAACATCTTTTGTAAGAAGTATGATATGAGTAACGACCCTACAATGTTTGAGGTTTCCATCCTCTACTCAGATGTGTAACCGTGTGAAAGCAAGCGTGCTAGGGAATCCAATGAGTTTCCACCCTGCTTGATGGTTATTTCCGGCATAGACAGGGTTTGTAAATATTCCTTGCATTGTATGCTGACGCAAAGCCTCGAAAAGTTCTGTTTCCTCGTTTTTTTCCATTATCGTATTTCGTTGCCCCTGATGCAAATGTACAAAGAAGCTCTGATAATAGTGATGATTAAGACTATTCATAGACTGAAGTCCTTCTTCAGACGTGGAAAGGTCTCCACGGTCGAATGTTGAAACGAATGCCATACATATCCAGCTCTGAGGACTAAATTTGGCCATATACTTTTCATTGGAGAAAGGCATTTCAATTTATAAGTAAAATTTTTTTCTATGTTATTTTCCGGTCATTTCGCAAAAAATGGAGTGAACCTTATTTGTGTCGTTATTATTATTATAACAAATATAAATATGAAAGTGATAGAAGGAAGAAAAGTATCGTTTTTAGATTTTCACACTGACTAATCATGGAAAAAGATAAGGCTGTAAATAAAGATAGCCTTTCATTATACAGCCTTTTACATCTTTATCGATATTTAGCCATCATCATTATTGGTAGAATCTTCTTCATCTGCACTTTGAACAGCGTCTAGAGATCCTTCTCCCTGAGTATTTTCTTCCAGACCAAGGTCTTCCGCTCCTTCACGTAATTGAGCTTTAATCATATCAGGATCCAAGTTACTGTTTAACTCTAACAGCTGAGCACACACGCCTGCGCAAATGGGGGTAGCCATCGACGTACCAGACATTGATATATAATGATCATTTATGCGATCTGATTTTGCGTATTTGTCTAAAAATGAATTGGCAGAACGTATGGAAGTAATATCCACGCCTGGAGCAAGAATATCAGGCTTCGTGTGCCCGTCAATAGTCGGTCCTCGACTCGAGAACTCTGCCACATCATCATCGGATCGATCAGGTGTCCCTTGCTCATCTAAAGCTCCAACGGTGATGATTTTTTCACTAATTCCCGGAGAAGAAATGGTTTCTTCACTCGGTCCTTCATTTCCAGCAGCGACACAGACAACCATTCCCTCGTCCCAAGCTTGGTTGACAACTTCTACCACCGGATCGTCATCTTCAGATTCTATTGCCGGACTTCCTAACGATAACGATAAAATACGAATGTCGTATGCCTCTTGGTTTTCAATACACCAATCCACACCAGCTATAATATCTGTTAAAGAACCAGCACCCATCTTATTGAGAACTTTTACACCTACAATATTTGCATCGGGAGCAGGTCCGGCATATTCACCATCTGATTGCTGTCCATTCCCAGCTGCATCTCCAGCGCAGTGGGTGCCATGTCCATTATCATCATAAGGATCTTCACGATCATTGATAAAATCCCTAAATCCAATGATTCTCTGTTCAGGTTCCATAAGGTCTGGACTGGGATGTACCCCTGTATCGATAATAGCAACAGTCACCCCCTCCCCTGTCGCTTCGAGTTCGTTCTGTAACTCGCTTGCTCGAGTGGTCTCGGTGGCTGTGTCAAGTAAAGCGTTAAATTCACGATCGAGATAGACTTTTTCTATATCTCCACAGTTATGACAGAAATCTTCAAGAGCTGAAGCTGTGAGATTTGCGCTCTGTAATGCAAAACGGGGAATGGATCGTTTGACTTTACAGTTTGCGTGATTTTTTTCAATTCTTTTTAAACTTGTAACACCACTTGTATAGGAATTTCCTTTTTTAAATTGAATGAGAACAGGAAAAGCCTTTGATCGACGAATATAGGAGTCGATCCATCGATGAAGAAAACACGGGACGTGCCTTAGAGGTTTTATTGCGCCTACGAGTTCTCTTCTTAACTGACGGTCAATCAAGGGCCCGTATGTTCGGGCGACCTTAACAGTAGCATAATTAAACATAAACCTGTCTCCTTTTTCAGATTTAATGGCACATTATGCTTCACAGGTGATCCTTGGAGCGGCATTTATTTATATCGATTCTAAAATAGGTGAAAAATGGCCTGTATCACAATGTTTGTTACAAACTTCTTAATCAGAGCAACACAATCAATGCCAAAACCATCAGTGAAAATTCTCAACAACTCGTAAAGATTACAATTAGAAAAAGCCACAGGAACGGTTGGATCGGTAGCAAATCTGTTATCGATCCTTCCTTTCTGCGGCTTTTGATGTAGAATCACTGACAAGATATCCATGTGAAACCATTTGATCTCCTAAAATAGGCAAGACCATGAATCTGGATATTTTACTCAGACTTGCATATAGGCAATTTGGCCTAAAAGTAACGGAAATCGAGGGTTGACGGTGGTAGGGGTTTTACGGTACTCGGTAAAGGAGCGGCTCTTGCGTCGTGGTGATGTCAAAGGGGGTGTTCTGTGGACATATCCACCTTAACACCTATCACGGAAACTATTATGGTCTCTTGTTGTTCCTGGTGTGAATATTTTATCCACTTATATTTATGGCGAGTATGCAAACTTACAGGAACATCGATGTCTACCCCACATGTTGCAAGTGGTGTTGCCATGATTATCAGAAGTTCCACCTTTTTCAAAATTAAAGGGAAAAGAAATAGTGCATTTTCACCTATATAAACCGTGATATACATAAATGCCGCTTCACGTATTGTTGGATATGCATAAGGTGCTACATGTTGGTTTTAAAGGGGGAAGCATTTCTGTTTAATTATTCTACTGTTAAGCTTGTCCGAACATTAAACACATCTTAAAGGTGAGGCTTACCTCTCGCTACTTCTCCATTACAAAGAGTCCGATACTCAATAGAATATAACATTGGGTTTATGACTAAAAGGAAGTGTTTAAATATGTTTCGATTGTATTTAGACCCCGGACATGGTGGAAATGACTCAGGTGCAACCGGAAATGGGCTGCAGGAAAAAAACATCGTACTTGATATCGCACAACGGATTAGAACGATTCTGGAGGATAACTATAGTGACGTTGAGGTTAACATGAGTCGAACGGGTGATCAGTCTGTTAGTTTACCCCAACGAACCAATGAAGCAAACGCGTGGGGAGCAGACTATTTTTTATCCATCCACTGTAATGCCTTTAACGGTTCGGCACGTGGATACGAGGACTTTATTTATTCCGGACTATCTGATTCATCACCAACAGCAAGGTATCAGAGAATCATGCATGAGGAGATTCTTGCTGTCAATCAGTTACCCGACCGGGGTGTAAAACAAGCTAATTTTCATGTGCTACGAGAATCATCTATGCCAGCCCTTTTAACGGAAAACGGATTTATCGATAACGCTCAGGACGCAAATTTAATGGGAGATGCCTCATGGCGCCAAGCGGTAGCTAGTGGTCATGTGGAAGGGCTGGCAAGAGCTTTTAATTTGACACGAGATGACTCAGATCCGGATACGTTATACAAAGTTATCGCTGGATCATTCCAAAATAGAGAAAATGCGGAAAACCGTGTAAATGAACTCCAAACAGCTGAAATCTCATCATTTATCACAACCATGGTGGTTTCAGGAACAACGTGGTACCGCGTACAAGCCGGATCTTTCCGCGATCGATCCAATGCTGAACGACACCTAGAAACCGTTCGTTCCGCAGGTATTTCGGATGCTTATATCCTAGTCGAAGGCTCAGAAAACTCTGAGGAATCTCCCCAAAACATTATGGGAGAAACGGTTTTAATGTCTCAAGAATTAGATGCTTTTGTGAAAACAATCAACCCTGATGCCCCAATATTGGGCCTTTATTATATCGATTTCGGTCATTATTATGGGATTCGCGGTGACATCGCTTATGCCCAGGCGCTGCATGAAACTGACTACTTTCGTTTTACGGGTGTCGTTGATGAGGAACAAAATAATTTTGGCGGGATCGGGGCTACAGACGATGATAACCCCGGTGCTACTTTTGAAACAAAAGCTATCGGTGTGCTTGCTCAACTTCAGCATTTGTTTGCTTATGCTTCAACAGATCCACTGCCGAGTGCTTATCCGTTATATGATCCCCGGTTTGACCTTGTCGAACGTGGTAGCGCCACAACATGGGAAGGGTTAAATGGAAAATGGGCTGTTCCCGGTGAAACTTATGGCCAAATGATCTTAAACTTATATGAACGCATGGTTGAGCACGCACGCACCACGTAACCTCTAATGAAAACGTTTGAGGTTTACGGAGGATATATTGCGACAGGTATTTTACTTTAACAACATCATTAACTCTTCGGGCGCGCGATTGTTTGAACATTAACGTAAAACAATACAACATGTTACTTTTTAAAAGGAACAAAGTGTTTATTATTAAAAGAGATCGAACGTAAACTCGCCATTACAGTGTTATTATTCCGATAAAAGCGCACGATTAAATAAGTATGAATATAGAACATCAAGTTGAGATAAGGGCTATGATATAATGCCCACCTGAATCCCTTGATATGAGGAGTTAATCCATTCTCTATAGTCGATAAGAGAGAAAAACTAACAAAAAACTAACATTCTGTGCTGGATATTCGTTTTTTTGGTAAGCTGAGCTGCATTCTTTTAGAGGGTGCAGTTTGCTTTTCTTGTGTTAAAATAAAGTTTAGTGGTTCGATGGAATACAACGAAAATGTACCACTTTAGGCGAAGGGTACAGTGACAGACTTACAAGGTTTATAACTCCCATGTGAATAATGATTATCTCGGCGAATGTATTCTTATCTAAAGATTAAATGAACGAATTAAAAAACTTCTTGCTACGAACTTTCGCAACAGATTTGAAGTAGTAGTAAAAATAAGTACATAATCGATGCCACATGTGCGCCTGCAGATATCACATACCCAACGGACTTGAAACTTTTGAATGAAGCCCGTGAAAAGTTGGAAGCGATGATTGACGCGTTACACGAACCGTTTCGCGGAACACAGAAGAAGCCGCGAACCTATCGGAATCAAGCCCGACAGTTTGGATGATGATCTTCAACTAAAGGCCAGATTGTGGAGTAACGGTTATTTGAATTCCTTATTATAAAAGCAATTTAAAAATGCCTATGTTAGAATGGATATTACTGGAGATAATTCATGATCCGAGGCAAGCACGCAGCTGAAGAAAAATTCATGAAGGCGGCGAAAGGTTATTGATAAAGCGAAAATTGTTTAGAGAGGGGAAGCGTGATGGGGAAAATTAACATCCAAGATCAATTTTTGAATAAGTTGCGGAAAGATAATATTCCGATTACCATGATTCTTACCAATGGAGTTCAACTTCGGGGCTACTTAAAAGCATTTGACAATTTTACGGTCGTTATTGATAAGGATGGGAAGCAGCAACTTGTTTACAAACACGCCATCTCGACATTTGTCGTCCAGCGAAACGTGGAGTTGCAATTGGAAGCAAGCGATTAATCCTATATCGCAGTTCATGATGCGATCATTGCTTTTGTTTTGATGCTTGGACCGGGAAGATCGGAAGCCGTTTTCTTTTCCTTTGTACTACACCAACTGCAAACATAAAAAGTGGCAGAACGACGTCAATGCTCACAATAAGAACCATTGATCCATAAAAATAAAAGTCGCTGTCGTCGTTTAAATTGTTAAATTCCGTCAAGGAAAGCAAAATAAATATGATCCCGAACGGAAGTGAGAGTGGTTTGTAATTTTTGATATTCATCACTTTAGCTGCGGTGATCGACACTGCCGATAAATACATCGCTAATTTTAAATAAACTGTAATAAAAAAGATGACAAAAAGGAGCGACTCGAGTCTTGAGATAACGTTACCAACATCGATTCTTTCCGCCAGTGTAAAGCCTGGATAAAGGTTCGCACCGGTTACCTCCGGCCCAAGAACGGTAGCGGTCAAAAACGTTAAGGCGAACAATGTAACACAGGCAACAAGGTAACCGATGAAATGCTTTTTCCACAGCTTTTTTATCGGCAACCCCTTTTGGGAAAAAAACGAAAAACATGATGGCATGAACGGCAATGACCCTGGCCACGAAAAACAAGATCGCTTTGCCATATTCAGCGATGGAGTGATTCAAATAAGGTTGGGTATTCTGCCAATCAATATCAGGCAGAAGAAAAATAAAAAGAATCAGGATCGATAAAACAAAGAAAATGAGCATGATTTCTGCAGTACGCCCAAGCACTTCCAATCCCGAATAAATGCCATAGATAATGACCGTCATAAATAAAATAATGAGCACCATCAACGGAGTCTCCGACAAAAGCTCTGTATTTAAAAATATCATGAAAAAAAATATATGATTTGGTGCCATGTAAAGGGGAAGAAAAATAAACAGAATCGCCACAACCTTCCCGATCCAGTTCCTGAAAAGAGCTTTTAGCATATCCGTGAGTGAATGATGGGGAAACCAGCGGGCGAAGACGATCAATAAAAGTACAAAAGGAAAGCCAACAATCATCCCGGCAAGGGGAATCCACCAACTATCATGATGCACGATCAGAGACGATGGCATCGTGAGCAAAGACGATCCACATGTCACAAAGATCACGAGTGTACGAAATTGGTGAATGCTTATTCTATCCGAGTTCATGGTGTTTTCACACTTTCTTTCGGTGATTTACGCAAAGGACTGTTTGGCCACTCGCGTTAATAACTGTGAAAGGCTCGGGAGGGGGATGTCTAAAACATATAAAACCCCTATAACCGCGGTGAAGGCAAGCAATGTGTAAAATGCCCTCTCTAAATTGACTTCATTACTCCCTTTAATCAAGGTTTTTTGGCTGTAAAATATAACAATGTGAACAGCGATGACAGTGATTACTTTAAGCACCACCACGATTCTCCTCTACATTAAAAGAATTGTTGATTTCACCTGTATCACGGAGTTCTATGGTTACGGTAACGCTACGTCCATGTCAGTAAAGATCTCAGGCCATTCACCTTTTACGTTTTCCCAGTACCGGGGATGTTGGCGGTACACTTCTCGACCAAGCCCTAAAATATCTGATTGATTTTCTTTTGTTTTTTGAATCACGCGATCAAGCATACGTTCAACTTTTTGGTTATTTGCCTCTTCAATGATTTGGTACGATTTTTCTTCCAACACGTCAAGATCACTGCAGTTGATCTCGGAAACTGTCGCGTCAATGTCCACCTCAAGATCGATGCTTGGTTGCTCGTTTTCAAGGTGAACGGTGACATTTCTGGCTATCCGGTAACTTTCAACGGCCATCGTGCCATCATCAGGGCAGGGCAGGCTTCCCACGTTATAATCAAACGTATCCTCCAAATAATTGAAGGCTTTGCTTTCTTCTTCATTCAGCCAATCAATGAGTTGATTATCCCTAAACATAGCCATAGGGCCTAATTGTAAGTAAGCTTCCGGCTTGATTTGTTCTGTATTCTGCATTGTTTTCCCCGCATTTAAATCGCCGATTGTTGAAATGCCTAAAATTGCCGGTTCAATCCCATCAGCTATGATTTTTTCAAAAAGAGAATCGATGCGAATGCCTTGAACCTCAGCATAGCTTTTTTCGCCATTTTCAATCGCATTGTTGATGTTTATGGAGGTGACATCTTCGATCGGTGGAAGCAGTTGTAAAATGTCCCCTGCGCGCTCATCCTTTGATATCACAATATAAAAATCGGAGCGGACTTCATGATCACGATAAAGGAAATCCAAAACATCGGTTAGTCCTTCCTCTGCCAAATCCTCACTGATAATAAACGTTGCAATATGACCAATATAGGCACGCCTTGGGGATTCCCGGACTAGCTTTCGAAAAGCCTCATGGATTGTTGGCACGGACGTTTCATAGTTATGTGCGGCTGATACTCCTGCGCCCTCTTGCCTCGTATCCATTCTGTATTTTGGCGAACGTAAAATGGCATCTTGTTGATCTTTTTGAACAAAAGGAGAGACATCAAGCAAAGGGATAGAAAAAGGGAAAGAACAAGGGATAAAACAGGTAGCCCTTAATTTGCTGTCCGATGGCATGATGTACAAAAAGTGGTTGAATTAACGGGATTAACTGAACAAGAGGTTAAGGAATTAAAAAGCCTACAAAGCAGAAACGATTAATACACATCACGAATTGAAGGTTCCTTTTGCTCCAAAATGTGAAGGAGCCTTCTTATTTTACGGATTAAAAGCCGTTATAGTCAGTAAGTCTCGAAACAGATACTAATTGTGCCATGAACTTGGAGGTCTATAAATTATGAGTATGAAAGCACAATCATCCTTTAAATTAACAGAAGCAAATGAAATACCCTACAGTGAAGTAGGGGAAGGATCCAAACTCACAAGGGGATACTTTGAAGTGGAATACAACGGGGAACTTCAAGGTAAAGGTGACTTACAAGAGCTGAAATGTTATTTGCCGGACGATTCAGCCACTGTTTACGGCTTTGAGCGTATCACTGGACGTATTGGAGATAAGTCAGGGAGTTTCGTATTGGAACACGTTGGAAAATTTGAAAATGGTTTACTCAAGTCCAAACGAAATGTTGTTCAAGGTTCTGGGACAGGGGAACTAACAGGTATCGTAGGTGAAATAAATTTTGAATCCGGTAGTGCTGAAGAATTCCAAATCACTTTTAATTATTATTTTGAATAAAGGTTTTCTGAGGATTTCAGATAGTTTCTTACTACATTAACGGGCGCGCTAATCGAATAGTGCGTCCTTCTGAATAGGGTCATACTGTTTAAGATAAAACTGTTTGCTTATGTTAATATTGAAATAAATAAAATGTGAGGAGGAAAAAAATGAATGAATATGGAAAGTTATATGAAAGAGATGGTCGTTGTGTTTTGCAATTTGAGCGTTTTTTTGCACATAAACCTGAGCGTGTTTTCCGCTGCATAACGGATCCTTATTACTTTACCAAATGGTACCCGTTTGCAACAGGAGAGATGGATCTCAATGAAGGTGGCAAAATTGGCTTTGATGATGGAGAAGAAACGAAGTATGAGGGAGTGATTACTGCGTTCGAGCCGCCTGTGGTCTTTGCTTTTCGTGAGGTTGATGATTTGCTGCGAATCGAATTGCAAAACACCCCCGATGGATGCCGAATGACATTTGAGCATACGTTTGATGACTGGTCTTGGGCGGCCGCAACAGCTGCAGGATGGCATCGCTGTCTTGATACATTGGGTATGATGGTTAACGAACAGCCGCCTGAATGGCCGGATAATGGTGCTGAGTTAAGGGAATTTTATCGGGAAGCATTTGATTCGAATTAAAGATAATGAAAACAATACTTTAGAGACTATCAAAGATATGGTATAGGAATTCACTAAGGTGCTTATTCCATATAAGGGCGCTTTAATGGAATAAAGAAGCGCCGATTTTGCATTGGGCGATATAATAATTAATTGATAATCCGAAATATAAATTTTCGAGGGGATGGGCAAAAACACCGCCCAATGTATATCCTCTTTGTGATGTAGTCATATTATAAGTGTGGGCTGGTGGTCAACTTATAAGGATTGGATGCGGGATATCTCCGCATCCTTTTCTTTCGTTCATAAAAACAGTCCTGTAAATCGTGTATACGGATGATTCTGTATCTTCCCTTTAAACAGGTCGTGTGAATGCTACGACTAAAAATGTCTTTGAAGAAAGATGAAAGTATCATCTGAATGATGCTTTCTTGTTAAATATTATACGGGGATGCTAGGTTAACTTAATGTACCAGTATTTTTAAATGATTCGTACGCAATAAGTTTTTCTTTTGCTTTTTTTTATGGAAGGCAGGGAACAAGGAAGGCATGAACTCATTTGAAGAAGCTGTATATATTGATTTTGTTCGCGATTTTGAAAATAGACTTAATCGAAATGAGGGCATTTGTTCGCCCGAAATGACGTTCGACACTTCCAGACAAACTTACTAGACTTGTAAGTAGGCGGTGGGAGTTGAGAACAAGGGAGGACAAATGAGATGGAAAAAGCCGTTCATGAGCGACTGGAGGCCAAATCTAGAGATAGCCAACTATTCGAAACTTTAACGCATCAGTTTGAGTTTTCACCGAAGACAGCCGAAGCCATCATGGAAACGGTCAAGGAGACTTACGAGCTCCACCGTTGGAACCCGGACCAAGACACGGATCCCGGACAAGTCATTGCGATCAACGCCAAGCATGGTCCGCGCCTGAGAGAGCTTCCCATGGTGACGGTGATTCTAACCGTCGACAATGGCCAAGAAGATC
The Salicibibacter kimchii DNA segment above includes these coding regions:
- a CDS encoding MBL fold metallo-hydrolase, giving the protein MVRHRWWLLLIGLGVLIVGSRKDAFTGRLAGIADDEPEEEMDAVPPTDEGIATISFLDVGQGDSTLIQEGNTTILIDTGRHDNDAIFDHLEAHGVTGIDLLVFTHPHTDHIGNGDKIVEAYEPEEVWMDGNETTTDTFERLIDALLASNTEVVEPSAGETYDIGSFLLELTHPGEELSGDFNNDSVSFRMHYGDVSFLFTGDAEEQAEQQMIDDDMDISADVYNMGHHGSDTSSQRFFVEEVSPDVAVYSAGEGNPYEHPHEEVLQRVEDQGSDIYGTLEDGTVTVTTDGESLDIDTENEEWGRMKEKKPGVIDRIEDGYAVILVGGDEQELLYSASKLYEGAKEGDEVKVTISKEQVQAVIYDEKTKERKKVIRRKMNDLRHK
- a CDS encoding DUF3231 family protein, whose amino-acid sequence is MPKNVHLTSAEIGSLWTAYMNDSMSACILRFMLKHISDPDIKPVVQYAYDLATDHLKQLRTIFENESHAIPNGFGEQDVDMNAPWLFTDMFCISFMRHMGKVGMLSYSGFVSLCDREDIRAYFSQALTETNNLYNQASNIELEKGIAGRHPYIEVPKSTDYVDSKAYMSGFNPLSDQRPLNAVEISHLYMNVLTNSIGMKLCIAFAQTSPRKEVQDFMLRGKDVSKKHAKIFTDKLLEDDIEVSSIPDVGVSDSTTPTFSDKLLMFHMSLLISSGVGNYATAAAASQRSDIATDYERLSLENAKLAKSGADIMIKHQWLEQPPGAKNREKLAKDKDIKANLKRSAFFR
- a CDS encoding gluconate 2-dehydrogenase subunit 3 family protein — translated: MAFVSTFDRGDLSTSEEGLQSMNSLNHHYYQSFFVHLHQGQRNTIMEKNEETELFEALRQHTMQGIFTNPVYAGNNHQAGWKLIGFPSTLAFTRLHI
- a CDS encoding S8 family peptidase, yielding MFNYATVKVARTYGPLIDRQLRRELVGAIKPLRHVPCFLHRWIDSYIRRSKAFPVLIQFKKGNSYTSGVTSLKRIEKNHANCKVKRSIPRFALQSANLTASALEDFCHNCGDIEKVYLDREFNALLDTATETTRASELQNELEATGEGVTVAIIDTGVHPSPDLMEPEQRIIGFRDFINDREDPYDDNGHGTHCAGDAAGNGQQSDGEYAGPAPDANIVGVKVLNKMGAGSLTDIIAGVDWCIENQEAYDIRILSLSLGSPAIESEDDDPVVEVVNQAWDEGMVVCVAAGNEGPSEETISSPGISEKIITVGALDEQGTPDRSDDDVAEFSSRGPTIDGHTKPDILAPGVDITSIRSANSFLDKYAKSDRINDHYISMSGTSMATPICAGVCAQLLELNSNLDPDMIKAQLREGAEDLGLEENTQGEGSLDAVQSADEEDSTNNDDG
- a CDS encoding N-acetylmuramoyl-L-alanine amidase, encoding MFRLYLDPGHGGNDSGATGNGLQEKNIVLDIAQRIRTILEDNYSDVEVNMSRTGDQSVSLPQRTNEANAWGADYFLSIHCNAFNGSARGYEDFIYSGLSDSSPTARYQRIMHEEILAVNQLPDRGVKQANFHVLRESSMPALLTENGFIDNAQDANLMGDASWRQAVASGHVEGLARAFNLTRDDSDPDTLYKVIAGSFQNRENAENRVNELQTAEISSFITTMVVSGTTWYRVQAGSFRDRSNAERHLETVRSAGISDAYILVEGSENSEESPQNIMGETVLMSQELDAFVKTINPDAPILGLYYIDFGHYYGIRGDIAYAQALHETDYFRFTGVVDEEQNNFGGIGATDDDNPGATFETKAIGVLAQLQHLFAYASTDPLPSAYPLYDPRFDLVERGSATTWEGLNGKWAVPGETYGQMILNLYERMVEHARTT
- the hfq gene encoding RNA chaperone Hfq, which encodes MGKINIQDQFLNKLRKDNIPITMILTNGVQLRGYLKAFDNFTVVIDKDGKQQLVYKHAISTFVVQRNVELQLEASD
- a CDS encoding Ger(x)C family spore germination protein gives rise to the protein MDTRQEGAGVSAAHNYETSVPTIHEAFRKLVRESPRRAYIGHIATFIISEDLAEEGLTDVLDFLYRDHEVRSDFYIVISKDERAGDILQLLPPIEDVTSININNAIENGEKSYAEVQGIRIDSLFEKIIADGIEPAILGISTIGDLNAGKTMQNTEQIKPEAYLQLGPMAMFRDNQLIDWLNEEESKAFNYLEDTFDYNVGSLPCPDDGTMAVESYRIARNVTVHLENEQPSIDLEVDIDATVSEINCSDLDVLEEKSYQIIEEANNQKVERMLDRVIQKTKENQSDILGLGREVYRQHPRYWENVKGEWPEIFTDMDVALP
- a CDS encoding DUF3224 domain-containing protein, coding for MSMKAQSSFKLTEANEIPYSEVGEGSKLTRGYFEVEYNGELQGKGDLQELKCYLPDDSATVYGFERITGRIGDKSGSFVLEHVGKFENGLLKSKRNVVQGSGTGELTGIVGEINFESGSAEEFQITFNYYFE
- a CDS encoding SRPBCC family protein, translating into MNEYGKLYERDGRCVLQFERFFAHKPERVFRCITDPYYFTKWYPFATGEMDLNEGGKIGFDDGEETKYEGVITAFEPPVVFAFREVDDLLRIELQNTPDGCRMTFEHTFDDWSWAAATAAGWHRCLDTLGMMVNEQPPEWPDNGAELREFYREAFDSN